In Anguilla rostrata isolate EN2019 chromosome 1, ASM1855537v3, whole genome shotgun sequence, a genomic segment contains:
- the LOC135233265 gene encoding free fatty acid receptor 2-like, giving the protein MEKTEHRPHRDLVLGVYIVTFVAGVPANLLALVAFTRKVRQKATPIDILLLNLTVSDLIFLALLPFKMKEAADGMQWNMPYFLCPLSGFLFYATIYNSTFFLTAVSVERYLGVAFPIKYKLKRRPAYAVVASVVFWVVSMCHCSIVYIMQYFKHGNSSQPAPQERNTCYVEFTEAQLEVLLPVRLELFLVLFCIPFLVCSFCYVNFIRILCRLPNISLPKRQRAIGMALGTLLVFALCFGPYNVSHVVGFASRESPPWRVYALLFSTFNACLDPLIFYFSSSAVRGMLRSVLRGAAGRLRPSCAGDKARCYPHMVCTATEESTQCSNETS; this is encoded by the coding sequence ATGGAAAAGACCGAACATAGGCCGCACAGGGACCTGGTGCTGGGCGTCTACATCGTCACCTTCGTGGCCGGCGTTCCCGCCAACCTCCTGGCGCTGGTTGCCTTCACCCGAAAAGTGCGCCagaaggccacgcccatcgACATCCTCCTCCTCAACCTGACCGTGTCCGACCTCATCTTCCTCGCCCTCCTCCCCTTCAAGATGAAGGAGGCGGCCGACGGCATGCAGTGGAACATGCCCTACTTCCTGTGCCCGCTGTCCGGCTTCCTGTTCTACGCCACCATCTACAACAGCACCTTCTTCCTGACCGCCGTCAGCGTGGAGCGCTACCTGGGCGTGGCCTTCCCCATCAAGTACAAGCTGAAGCGGCGGCCCGCGTACGCCGTGGTGGCCAGCGTGGTCTTCTGGGTCGTCTCCATGTGCCACTGCAGCATCGTCTACATCATGCAGTACTTCAAGCACGGCAACAGCTCGCAGCCCGCCCCGCAGGAGAGGAACACCTGCTACGTGGAGTTCACGGAGGCCCAGCTGGAGGTGCTGCTGCCCGTGCGCCTGGAGCTCTTCCTGGTGCTCTTCTGCATCCCCTTCCTGGTCTGCTCCTTCTGCTACGTCAACTTCATCCGCATCCTGTGCCGGCTGCCCAACATCAGCCTGCCCAAGCGGCAGCGGGCCATCGGCATGGCGCTGGGCACGCTGCTGGTCTTCGCGCTCTGCTTCGGGCCCTACAACGTCTCGCACGTGGTGGGCTTCGCCTCCCGGGAGAGCCCCCCCTGGCGCGTCTACGCCCTCCTGTTCAGCACCTTCAACGCCTGCCTGGACCCGCTCATCTTCTACTTCTCGTCCTCGGCGGTGCGGGGCATGCTCAGGAGCGTCCTGCGGGGCGCGGCGGGGCGGCTCCGCCCGTCCTGCGCGGGGGACAAGGCGCGCTGCTACCCCCACATGGTCTGCACTGCCACCGAGGAGAGCACCCAGTGCTCCAACGAGACGTCCTga
- the LOC135233372 gene encoding free fatty acid receptor 3-like: MMQSLPTELMLLVYIVTFVTGLPANVLAFYAFCRKVRRRPTPIDILLLNLTVSDLIFLAFLPFKMKEAADDMLWNMPYFLCPLSGFLFYTTIYNSTFFLTAVSVERYLGVAFPIWHNLNRRPVYSVMASVFFWVFSSTQLSIVYIMPFYNPTGGNVSHDRCYENFTREQLHILLPVRLELCVVLFCVPFLVCCFCYINFIRILSRLPNISRKRRLRAIGLALGTLVVFAVCFGPYNASHVVGFVTQESPRWRDVALLFSTFNACLDPLIFYFSSSAVRGMSSCFLQGLRQRLRLTGCRPPVERPGKDAGRDPGPTQANAL; the protein is encoded by the coding sequence ATGATGCAGTCACTCCCGACGGAGCTGATGCTCCTGGTCTACATCGTCACCTTCGTGACCGGCCTCCCCGCCAACGTGCTGGCCTTCTACGCCTTCTGCCGCAAGGTGCGCCGGAGGCCCACGCCCATCGACATCCTCCTCCTCAACCTCACCGTGTCCGACCTCATCTTCCTCGCATTCCTCCCCTTCAAGATGAAGGAGGCGGCCGACGACATGCTGTGGAACATGCCCTACTTCCTGTGCCCGCTGTCCGGCTTCCTGTTCTACACCACCATCTACAACAGCACCTTCTTCCTGACCGCCGTCAGCGTGGAGCGCTACCTGGGCGTGGCCTTCCCCATCTGGCACAACCTCAACCGCAGGCCCGTGTACTCGGTGATGGCCAGCGTCTTCTTCTGGGTCTTCTCCTCCACGCAGCTCAGCATCGTCTACATCATGCCCTTCTACAACCCCACGGGCGGCAACGTCAGCCACGACAGGTGCTACGAGAACTTCACCCGCGAGCAGCTGCACATCCTGCTGCCCGTTCGCCTGGAGCTGTGCGTGGTGCTCTTCTGCGTCCCCTTCCTGGTCTGCTGCTTCTGCTACATCAACTTCATCCGCATCCTGTCCCGGCTGCCCAACATCAGCCGCAAGAGGCGCCTGCGGGCCATCGGCCTGGCGCTGGGCACCCTGGTGGTGTTCGCCGTCTGCTTCGGGCCCTACAACGCCTCGCACGTCGTGGGCTTCGTCACGCAGGAGAGCCCCAGGTGGCGCGACGTGGCCTTGCTCTTCAGCACCTTCAACGCCTGCCTGGACCCGCTCATCTTCTACTTCTCCTCCTCGGCGGTGCGGGGCATGTCCAGCTGCTTCCTGCAGGGGCTGCGGCAGAGGCTGCGGCTGACTGGCTGCCGCCCCCCGGTGGAACGCCCGGGGAAGGACGCGGGAAGGGACCCCGGCCCGACGCAAGCTAATGCCCTCTGA